In Panicum virgatum strain AP13 unplaced genomic scaffold, P.virgatum_v5 scaffold_183, whole genome shotgun sequence, the DNA window CTTTATTATTCCACGGGTGGAACATAAGTGACACGAGCCAGTACGCGAGCGTAGGAATGGAGCGAGCAAGATTCCTTTGGACTTACTTTGGTTTTGCATATATTATCATATAGAAAGAAACGTAGCGATTCCGTATCTAGTTTGTGTCTTATTATTCAACCATGGATCGCTGCGCAGGAATCAAATCAACGAGAAATACTATACTAGACTAGACTATACTAGAACTAGAAATTTCATCAACGAGAAATACAATACTATACTAGAAATTTCATCAACGGGAAATACAATACTATACTAGAAACTAGAACTAGACTAGACTAAAAATTTCTAGTAGCGAAGGAAAAGCGTGAAACAATGTCATGTCGCGACTCGACATGTTAGAAGGAGCTAAATCAATAGGTGCCGGAGCTGCTACAATTGCTTTAGCGGGAGCTGCTGTCGGTATTGGAAACGTCCTCAGTTCCTCGATTCATTCCGTGGCGCGAAATCCTTCATTGGCTAAACAATCATTTGGTTATGCTATTTTGGGCTTTGCTCTCACCGAAGCTATTGCATTGTTTGCCCCAATGATGGCCTTTCTGATCTCATTCGTTTTCTAGTGTCTAACGAAGAAAAGAACTACATATGGTCTGATACTTACTTCCTTGAAAAGAGGAAGACAAGTTATGTAGGCGGTAGCCATTCATGTAGCGGTTGCTCGACCAAAGCCAGATAAAGAATCTCCAACAAGATTAGAAATTGGATCGTTCAAGTCCAAAGGATAGAGAAGAAATCCTATCCATCATGGTCACCAGAAGATTTTTCATCGAGACAAAACGCTGCTAACGCTGTAGTATTGGAATATTTTGACTACTACAGCGAgcgggaaaaaaagaaaaaccttcTGTCGACTAGAGTTTGATGTCGATTTATCCACACTTCCATGACTTCTAGAGGAAAGCTAACTGCTTGCTGGCTGGGAGCTGTATGAGCGGTAACGTCCACGTACGGCTCCGTGAGAAGGTGGACGGAAATGGCCTTGTTGTACCTCACTCCCGTCTTCAATGGGgtctgctcttttttttttgggagagTATGCCAATATGATCTTAATGAGGTGCGGGGCTTTGCATCTGACATTCGTTGGGCTTTCCTCTGCGGGAGCCTGCGTCCCGGCCTTTTTGTGCAATAAACCCCTCCGGCCGAAGACTAGTGATAGGTGGTCCCGCGGAGCTTTCGGAGAAGGGTAGCCTAGTGTGTAAGCACAGCAATGAACCGCGGCGAACCCTCAGACGACCCTTCTAAGATAAGGGGGGAGATCCTCAGTAGTGGTGACCCTTTGACTCTTCCACTGACTTATATATGTACCGAATGCTCATACGGGAAAGTGAACTCCTGGGTCTGGAACCAGGGGGGTTGCTCCGAgaaaaaatcctttctttctcGTCCACTCCAGGGGGTGCGGACACACCTGCACGGATTACAGGTGACGGTTACAAGAATGGCGGGGAAGTGAAGAGTACCCGACGACATTCAGGGATGAATGTAGACCCATCGGGCAGGGATAATCATTCCGGTCCTGGGAGAGGTGGCGACACCAGTCTGAGCTGAGGGAAGCCAGCCAATTGAGTCACTGAAACGACCGCTGGAGGCGCACCCTAAGCCCAGCTTCTCGTAGCTGCTATTGCGAAATACGGCTTCCTTAATATCCAAATTTCCACAAGGGGGCTGGGCTGCTCGCTTTCATAGAAAGGCGACCGGGCCTAGATTAGATGTTCGCCTTtttatagaatagaaagagaAGGTAAAGGGGGGCTTTATTGGTAATGGCTGAGGTCCATGAAAGAATCGCTGGAGCACATCAAGCGGGCAGAAGAATGAGATGGCTGATACACGGATATGGGTTTTATTTTATTGGCCAAACATGGAAAAAGATTGCAAGAAATACGCCCGAGGATGTGAGGCTTGCCAAAGATACAGACCGATTAAAAACCTGTAAGCGGAAGAATTACATGAAATCATTAAACCTTGGCCATTCCGAGGTTGGGCAATTGAAACAATTGGAAAAATATATCCTCCTTCCAGCACCTTTTAACAATCTTCTTCTGTGTTGAAGCGTAATAGGAAGAAGCCAAAACATTCTTTCAAGAATCTCCAAATCCCCCTTCCTTGACCTACCGGATACAAGTCAAGTCACACCTGGAACCCAGACGAAATCTGGCGTCTAATAGCCGGGGCTACCCCCATCCACATAACCCCTTATTTTCTCTCCAATGGTAGATTCGAAGAAATTCGCATGCTCATATCGTGCTCTCATCCCACGAACATCCCCAAGAAAAGAAAACTAAAAGAGGAGCCATATGCTTCATATATTGATGGTTTCTTGGAGGGATGGATCCTAATGCAAGCAGCACCGGAGTGAATCCTTTCGATCTTTTTTGAGAGGGAAAATGATaatgaaaaaggagaaaaaaaaacgcTGAGAGACACATTGCAAAAAGAATCGCTTATTTCAATGTTGTAAACTAGTGAGTGGTACAGGAGTTATGTGGTCAGTAACCCTCATCCTAATAGGGACACCTTGATTAGTGAGGTCAAGAATAGGTTTCTGTGCATCCAAATCTGTAACCCAGTTGATGAATTAAGAAAATGACATCAGGTTGGATCTGTAAGGGAGTATATGAGCAAGTTTGAAAAAGTAAAGGCCGGACTGATCTTGGAAAACCCTAATCTTACTGAGaagtttttcttttcctctttctaAGTGGTTTAAAGGAGGAAGTGAAGTATATGGTCACTGCTCAACACCCTAATAGTGTGAACAAGGCTTATGAACATGCTATGCACTATGAGTTAGCACTTGAGTCAGCCAGTAAGAAATCTAGAGTGGTACCTAGGTGCAGAATTCCGAAAGAGAGAGCGCGGCTCACTTCAAACTACCGCTTTCTTTCCACTTATGAGATTTTCACTAGAAAGACAGAAGTGGAAAGAGACAGAGAGGAGACTAGTAAAGCCAATTTCACCTAAAAAGCGGAAAATGACACTAACTTCTACTGTGGGCAAGTCATCATTTCCAGAATGGATTCAGTCGTAGAATGCTGAAGTAGAGCAGTACCAAGGTTCGGTTTTGGGACAGACAGAAAGTTGGATAAGAGGATCGTTCTTAGCCCCAGCTACGAGAGAATAATATGCATCTTCCGTCATTTCATTAGACGTTCTTGTTGGATTTGAACGCGCATCGGATTACTTACCTTCTACAACCTTCTCTCTTTGAATTCATCTCTAAAAATAGAAAAGCTTCTTTCTTCTGGATTCAGTGTTCAGATTAGCTTCCTTCCGAAAGCAAGTATGCCGAGCATTCATTCGATGACATCTAGGTCCTAAATCCAAAACCTTAAACACTAGATCACCGGCATACCTAGCGTAAAAGAAGAGTTGCTGCCCATTTGCATGTTCCATTGCTTTTTCAAGAGCTAGGTCTAATGGATTCATTAATAATGGTGAAAAGGGCTCCCTCACACTCATCTGCCTTTCCCTTCTTCTACCCGCAATCAATGTTTAGGAATTTTCCCGGCTCCCACTTTTCCACTTCTTCAGTCGGCTCactcattttcttttccttctgctTGGCTTCGGGGGTCTAACGGTTTACCTTTTCGCCTTCTCTTGGTTCGTCCCATGGATCCTCTTATATCACCTCTTCCTTCTCAACTGCTGCCACatgccccttcttccccttcagAGACATCAAATAACATTCCCTCGCCATTTTATGGTGACCGGACTCTACTCCCACTCCTGCTTCCGTTGGGATAAATTTCATCATCAGATGGGATGTAGATACTACCGCCCCTATCGCATTCAACGTTCCTCGTCCCAGAATCGCATTATACGCCGAAGGAGCGTCAACTACCAGAAAGTCTATCATTGCCGAAGACCGGGCCGAACTCGACCCTTAGGGGAATTTTGCCTAACGGTTGCAGAGTATCTCCAGTGAATCCCACTAGGGGTGTTCGTACCTGACCTAGATGACGCAGCTCTAGGTTCATTTGATCGAATGCTCGTTTGTATAATATATCCGCCGAACTCCCTGTATCAACCAAAACACGTTTGACTCtgtttcctcctattttcaggACAAGAACTATCGCATCATCATGAGGTCGCTGTATGCCCTCAGAATCTTGATCCGAAAAGCTGATCACGCTACCTTCCCTTGGCCTTTTCTTGTCGACCTGAAGGATGATCGGGAACTTCATTTTGGTGCTATACTGTCGCCGTCCTTTGTTCGTGTCCCCTCCTGACGCTATCCCCCCAGCGATTACGTGAATTATAGGGGGGCTCTATGGATATTGTTCGTCTCCTTTCCTTCTCTTACCTTATTATTCGGCCTACCTTGTCCCGGGGTCCCTATTTCCACTGCGGGGGTCCTTCAGGCCTCTTTCATCCAGCCTTCCTGTTCCCTTGCCATTCACATACTTTTTGATGAACTGATATAACTTCCCCAGCCGGGCTCTTCTTTCGAGCTCATCTTTGAGTTGCAAGCACTCTATTTTGGTGTGACCCGGACTTTCTTTATATTCACAATACTTGCTCGCATCTCTTATTTCATGCACTTCCAACGGCCTCGGTCGTCGAAGATCAAAGTCGCTTCTATGCCGAATTCTTCTCCTAATTTCATCCCGGTTGAATTCGGTGTATGCGGGAAATCGTCGCCGATACTCTGTGGGGCTATCCGGTTTGCTCGCTCCGCCCTTTCACTTACTTCGAAGGGGATCGCAGACTACTTTCTTTGGGGCTATGCTAACTCATAGCAGCACCTATCACTAGAAACTCTTTCATTCCTCACTAGCAGTTCTTTGGAACTAGTTCCATAGTACCTGTAAGAGCAGAACACTTCCCTCCACTCATACTCTTTACCTGTGGGGCTGTATGGTACTTTAGCTGGACTTTACACCTGCTCTATTCACTGATAGCGTTACTGGCTCTTTTCCAGCATTTCTTGAAAGCAGCTCGCACTCACCGCTGCGCGCCTAGTTAGGCTTTGAAATAATAGGAACAAAGATCTTCCGCAATCAATGTTGTACTCAAATCCTCTCTGGCCGGAGAGGGGGATCTCTTAAGCTGAGTATTCCGAGTCTAGGGCTAGCGGAAGCGTTGAAGAGGGATATCGTTTTCAAAGAAGGCATGGGGTCCTTTCGTCTTTGTAGAGACTTTCACAATATACCAGTGGATAATACCATCCAAGAGAGAAGGCCCATAAAAAGAAGCAGGCAACAAAACATCTTGATTTATAGGAATCAACGACCTCGCCACTGCAAAGGAGGAAGTCGAATGATTTGGATTCGGATAGGCTGTCTCGACAGTAAGAAATCGACATCATCATCTGTCTTTCATGATGGTGGGAGGCAAGATTTCGTGGTCAAGCACAAACCAAGCATAAGTGGATAGCAACTTATACTATGGAGGCTGAGTCTCCTCCCCTCATTTCGCAGCTTCTTTGCTCTGATCCTGATCTCTCTTTCGAAATTGCTACATGATTTGTGAAAAGTGAACAAATAGGTCAGCCACATAAAGAAGAATATGGGTGGTGTAAGCTTTCCCGCCTGATCTTTACCTAAAAAAATGGAAGTAGCTCGATTCCAGTATCAAGGAAAATGGGTTGTAGAAATCTTCTTTGAGAAAAAGTTAAACACTAGGAAAAATGAATCTTTTTTTTAATACTTTATAAGCATGGAAGACCCTAGCAACGTTAGGTATTACTAAAGATGAAGATCGAAGTCCATCCAAGTCTAGAAGTAAGCCCGAGACAAGTGAACAAAGGCTGGCGTAAGCACAAGGGCGAGCTGAAGAAAGCTTTTGAAGAAATTGGTTCTGACGTCGAAGATAGGCTAGCTAGGACTGAAGCTTTGAAGCGGATTGGTACTGCTTTTCCTTTGGGCTCAGGCATGGTTGACAAGCGGGACTTTCACTTTTTGTTTCCCTTCGGAACTGGAACTACTGCTGGAGCATCCAATTCGTCAGTTACTGGCATGTCTGTGGTGAAAGCACCTTTTTTCAAAGCAAAGGCGCGCAGCGTTTAATTAAATAATGGGCAAATCGGGAGTTTGCAAGCTACGAACTTACTTGTGGTAGTGTAGAAGAAGGTCCGGCATATCGAGGAATAGGAGCCACACCAACCATGAATGGTCGAATCGTCGAGTAGTAAGTAGTAGGGGAAGTtaatcttcttcttttttcgaaGCTGTCGGTTCATCCTAGTTTTTGGTGAGTACTTCTTTTTCCAATCCATCCTTTCCCTTCGCCAGTCTTAGTTCTTagaaaatcaagtaaaccaCTGCCCTCTGTTGCCTGTCGTCCAGGCTTCAGAAACCTCTCAACCTATGGTGCTGCCCAAATCTAATCAAGTAAATAAGCCTCGACTTGCACCAAAGCATCTGACACACCCTCACGACTGGGGCCAAATCGAAGAACTGGAATCTCAGAGACTGTATCCACGACAccaaaagagagagaaggaaagGAGTAGTTTAGTTGTGGGTAGGAGGCCAGTACAAAGAAATTAAGGTTTATACATCTTAGGCAGATGCCAGGAAAAGCAGAGAAGAGATGGGTAAGCTCGATCATAGACCTTTGTGATAAAGAGGTCTTGAAGCTGATAGATTTAGTAGGCTTGTTAGCAAGGTAACCAAGCAAGAGATGTGTAAAGCAAGGCATTGGTGACTACTATACTTGTTGTAGGCTTTGGTTTCATAGTGTATGCGCCGGAATAGCACTGAGAGGTTGATCTGTTTACTTAGTACTCGCAAGGTTGATCTGTTTACTTAGTTGTAGTAATGTGGTAGGGTTAGGAAGGAAATatagatagttttcatagaAGCTTTCTGTGAGGGGAAGGTTCCCCGCTTTTATCCTAGATAAGCCCGAATCGGGGTGTAGTAGCCGAATTTTGAAATCAGTAAAGGCACGGACTGTGCAGGAAATAGGAAGTATTCCATTAAAATCAGGAATGGTGAAAAGCTTTGACTAATTAAACGTTGAAAGAGTAAGGCAATGTGGTAAGTGAGTGCCTTTGACTTCTTCTCGGCAGGATAGTTCTTGGATAGGAAGCCTAGGTTAACTTCGGTGAGGAAAGTTTCATACGAGTATTGATTGCTTCCATGAGATTTCGTAAGTAAAGGTAGATACTGGCTCACTCTATAACGAGAGGAAGTAGTCTATAGAGATGGATATGCTTGAACCTGGGGTGAGCTTATTTACTGTACCCCCGGCCTTCCCACTCTAGCCTCCCATTCGATCAACGAGCTCGGCTTCTTGGTTCTGACATTAAAGCAATCGAGTAGTTAAAACAAGTATAGATTTTGACAGGTAGACATCAGGCACCTGCGAACAGGTAGACAACGAAAAAGTCAGTGGGCTATGGTTACTCCCACTGAACCTTCTCCAACAATGCCGAGGGCTTGAGACCTTCTACCCTTTCAATTCCAACAGAGTCTATTTCCAAACTGTTGATCAGGATCAGCATTTGTCAATAGTATATTGTAGTGTTTTGGAAGCAGTTCTATCCAAGCAAAGAAACCTATATCTTCCTTATGAATCTTTAACTCAAtctttcctttctctttcttcTAGGCTTTGACAAGGAACTAGGCTCTTCTTGCTTGGCAAGTCACACTATGATCCGGCTGTGAAGGAATGGAGATATGGATGAGTCTGAGACAGACAGTTTTATTCTCATCACACATTTTAGCCGACTCCTTCATTTGCAGCGAGAGAGAAGCTGGTAAGAGATGGCGTAGTTTAGAAATAGCATGCACCTATCGAAGACTCTATTTATGAGGTGAGATATGGGACAAAACCAATCAAGTAGCATAGAGCCTAAAAGCATAATCGAAAGATCTATTTTGGGGTGAAGCATAGCTCGTATTGTAAGATTATGCGCCAGGAGGATAAGATGAAGAATGAGGCGCGCAGCGATGGATAGAAGAGTTTCATCAGAAGATGGATATTCCCTGGTATATTCCACTTCTCAAGTTCAACATTATAGGAATGACCAAAAGATGTCATGCTTCCTTCCACATCGCCCGGAGTGTGTTAAGCTACTCATTAGTATGGTATAATTCATTCGCACTCAAACACGTTGGATGGAAAGAAATGCTCATGAGAGAACTTTAGGAAGGCCGCCAGAAGTGTTTTATTTCAAGTGATTGTGATATCTCTCTGACGGTGGGATGGATCTCTTTATAGCCTCTCAAGAGATTGAATTCGAATATTCCTCGTAAGCTTCGAGGAGTGATTCGCGATGATTATCTCAGGGGGCTCTCTGAGGAAGGCTCTTGCGGTGTAAGGGAATCAAAGAGCTCATGGAAGACTTTTTGATCAATCACTTGCCAGGATTGGGGAGAGCAAGGTATAATAGTTGGGCGGCTAATGCTGCAAGCAAGCAATCAGCATTTCGTTCACTTAGTGAATATAGAACAGTGATCGGTGACGCTAAGTCAGCTAGTTATTGTCTCTTCCTTCACCCTCCCGTGCCTGAAGTCCTTATTCCCATCGGAAGAGCAATCACCAAAGCAAGTTCAAGCGATAGTTGATCAATAAGTTAGCACTTTCTCGAAATCCATAGATACCTTGCGGAAGAAAAAGATATTGATTTTGGGaatcagaagaagaacaaaagataAACCCAAGTATGGGGAAAGATTAATGAAATTGAAGAAGAGATCAAGTGAATCTAAGTCAAAACAAACTGATAAAGCAAACTGGTTGGATGCCAGTACTTAGAAACCAGTTCTCCTCAGCAGAAGTGAAATATACAGGTTCGATAACTTACTTATTAGGCAGTGCCAGGTCCCATTTCCAATGGAAAAAGACAGTCGTTTTCCTCTTACGAATTAAGTTAAAGACCCCTTCCCTTCGGTCAAGATCGATACAATACAGCCGAACCGCTTTCTTCCGTCTGTAGTcgatatatttatataattagaTTAATAGGTGCCCTATATCAGGTATGACAAGGTTGGGAAATAGTTTTCCCATATTCTAAAGTAGTTCACTGCCCTTCTTCATTAAAGTGGGCCGCAGTGGAAACGGCGAACAATTGCTGTAATATAGATACCGGAGAAACATGCTGCCTCCTCTTCGATTCCATTTTCTGTTTCTACATATCGCGTTCTAAAATAGCTCTTCTAGCGCGGATGAAGTAACAAAgagggtttgcttgaaagcacTTGAAGTTCCAGAGGTTTTTCCATACAATGTTGAGTGCTCAGATTAGTTCCCTCCAAGCCCTGCCCAGCCCTACAATAAAGAGCAGCCAGCCCGACATGCGAGTGCCCCATGAAGAGATTTTCAATTGGGTAGATTAAGCCTAACCTGTGAAAATCCGCGAGCCCCTTCTCATATTCGGAACTGGTACAGTAAAAGCTCTTGGGGGCTCGCTCCTGCTGCTTGACTCGACCGGACGGGAGAGGTTGTTTAAGAATCGAGATAGGCACTCAGAAATAAAGAGTAAGATAGACGTCTAAGAGATCAAGTGCTAGCCCCTATAAATAGATAGGACTAAAACGGAGTACTTTTCTTGAATAGCCATCAGGCCAAAAGGACTATCCTTAAGGAGAAGAGTTGTGTCTTAAAGTAAAGACGAGGATGTAGAAATCCACACACACTTGTCTTTCAGGCCCAGCCCACCAGGGATTTCCAAATCGTTAGGTTAGCGGCGGGTCTTTCTTCTTCTGGGTGAGCAGCAGAGctactttttctttctttcattccatCTGTCTCTGTATGCTTGGGTGAATGCCATAAGCGGATTTATATGCCCCGGTTCCCGGGGTTAGGGTATTCCCTATGTTGAGCCTACTCAGATCAGAACAAAACTTTTTGATTCTCTTTCGCCTATCGGCCGGCTTTAAGCAACCTTCACATTTCCTGCTGAGATCCCAAGTCTCCAAGTGGGCCCTCTTGGCCACCCACGACCTTGGCTTTTTAGAGAATCCCGCTCCTGTGTCGTAGGACTTGTAGCTCGGCAGTCCACCGGGTAGGTTTGTTTATCCATCCTTTTTCGAGTGTCTTCTTGGATAGTTATAGCGGCCCATAGGCGCAAGATGTACCTTGTGGAGGGCGGCGGTCCCCTGGACATAGCATAGTCCTTTCAGGCAGTGGCCGTTTAGTCCATGGTCCGTTGGATGGTCGGTGCAAGGCCAGAAATTGGAACACATTGATTCCGCTCGTTCCTGTCCTTCGCTTCAGGGCCTGTCCCTCGGTGTGGTCAGTACTCCATACTGTCGGGCAGCAAAGCTTACACTTGTTCACTTATTATG includes these proteins:
- the LOC120693850 gene encoding ATP synthase subunit 9, mitochondrial; translation: MSRLDMLEGAKSIGAGAATIALAGAAVGIGNVLSSSIHSVARNPSLAKQSFGYAILGFALTEAIALFAPMMAFLISFVF
- the LOC120693867 gene encoding LOW QUALITY PROTEIN: uncharacterized protein LOC120693867 (The sequence of the model RefSeq protein was modified relative to this genomic sequence to represent the inferred CDS: inserted 4 bases in 3 codons); its protein translation is MSSGTLHFPAILVTVTCNPCRCVRTPWSGRERKDFFSEQPPWFQTQEFTFPYEHSKGRLRVRRGSLLCLHTRLPFSESSAGPPITSLRPEGFIAXKRPGRRLPQRKAQRMSDAKPRTSLRSYWHTLPKKKEQTPLKTGVRYNKAISVHXSHGAVRGRYRSYSSQPASXVSFPLEVMEVWINRHQTLVDRRFFFFSRSL